One genomic segment of Halalkalicoccus tibetensis includes these proteins:
- a CDS encoding 50S ribosomal protein L6, with translation MTRTEVTLPDEVDCEIDHLDVTISGPDGEVTRRLWYPDVTVSVGTTTEEVETDDGGTEQREVDAVVIESETENAKTNATIGTFESHVHNMVLGVTDGWEYRMEVLYSHFPMQVSVEGDEVVIENFLGERAPRRAAIRGDTQVEVDGEEVILSGPNKEDVGQTAADIEQLTRVTGKDSRVFQDGVYITEKPKGGV, from the coding sequence ATGACACGAACAGAAGTCACACTACCGGACGAGGTCGACTGCGAGATCGACCACCTCGACGTGACGATCTCGGGGCCCGACGGCGAGGTCACTCGCCGGCTCTGGTACCCCGACGTCACCGTCTCGGTCGGAACCACGACCGAGGAGGTCGAGACCGACGACGGCGGGACCGAACAGCGCGAGGTCGACGCCGTCGTCATCGAGAGCGAGACGGAGAACGCGAAGACGAACGCCACCATCGGGACGTTCGAGAGCCACGTGCACAACATGGTTCTCGGCGTCACGGACGGCTGGGAGTACCGCATGGAAGTGCTGTACTCGCACTTCCCGATGCAGGTGAGCGTCGAGGGCGACGAAGTCGTCATCGAGAACTTCCTCGGCGAGCGCGCGCCCCGTCGGGCCGCCATCCGCGGCGACACGCAGGTGGAGGTCGACGGCGAGGAGGTCATCCTGTCGGGGCCGAACAAGGAGGACGTCGGCCAGACGGCCGCGGACATCGAGCAGCTCACGCGGGTGACCGGCAAGGACAGCCGCGTCTTCCAGGACGGCGTCTACATCACCGAGAAACCGAAAGGAGGTGTCTAA
- a CDS encoding 50S ribosomal protein L32e, with protein MADNDEQATPSEDEQADPEEAVELTDISGVGATKADALREAGFESVEDVKAASQDELADVEGVGNALAARIKADVGGLEVAEETEAEVEDDEPEAEADEAAAEDVETELQARGLTEKTPELDDEEARLLGERHRIGKPAFKRQDYHKKKRTPESWRRPRGGLSKQRRRFKSRGPVVEAGFRTPTEVRGLHPSGFEEVRVENAGDLEGVDGDRQAVRIGSSVGARKRERIEEEAESAGIRVLNPTYVEVEVNADE; from the coding sequence ATGGCTGACAACGACGAACAGGCGACACCGTCCGAGGACGAACAGGCCGACCCAGAAGAAGCGGTCGAACTGACCGACATCAGCGGCGTCGGCGCGACGAAGGCCGACGCGCTGCGCGAGGCCGGCTTCGAGAGCGTCGAGGACGTCAAGGCGGCGAGCCAGGACGAACTCGCGGACGTCGAGGGCGTCGGCAACGCGCTCGCGGCGCGTATCAAGGCCGACGTCGGCGGCCTCGAGGTCGCCGAGGAGACCGAAGCCGAGGTCGAGGACGACGAGCCCGAAGCCGAGGCCGACGAGGCCGCGGCCGAGGACGTCGAGACCGAGCTTCAGGCCCGGGGGCTGACCGAGAAGACCCCCGAGCTCGACGACGAGGAGGCCCGCCTGCTTGGCGAGCGCCACCGGATCGGTAAACCGGCGTTCAAGCGCCAGGACTACCACAAGAAGAAGCGCACGCCCGAGTCGTGGCGTCGCCCCCGCGGCGGCCTCTCGAAGCAGCGACGGCGCTTCAAGAGCCGCGGGCCGGTCGTCGAGGCCGGCTTCCGGACGCCGACCGAGGTGCGCGGTCTGCACCCGAGCGGCTTCGAGGAGGTCCGCGTCGAGAACGCGGGCGACCTCGAGGGCGTCGACGGCGACCGACAGGCCGTGCGGATCGGCTCCTCGGTCGGCGCGCGCAAGCGCGAGCGCATCGAGGAGGAAGCCGAGAGCGCGGGCATCCGCGTTCTCAACCCCACCTACGTCGAAGTCGAGGTGAACGCAGATGAGTGA
- a CDS encoding 50S ribosomal protein L19e, producing the protein MSDLKAQKRLAADVLDVGKNRVWFDPEAQGEIADAITREEIRELVDQGTIQSKEARGNSRGRARERQEKRAYGHRKGAGKRKGKAGARQNEKDEWKNQIRAQRRKLRELREEGELDSTQYRELYNKARGGEFRSVRYMTNYIDNEYGDE; encoded by the coding sequence ATGAGTGACCTCAAAGCACAGAAACGACTGGCGGCCGACGTGCTCGACGTCGGGAAGAACCGCGTCTGGTTCGACCCGGAGGCCCAAGGCGAGATCGCCGACGCGATCACTCGCGAGGAGATCCGCGAGCTCGTCGATCAGGGCACCATCCAATCGAAGGAGGCCCGCGGCAACTCCCGGGGCCGTGCGCGCGAGCGACAGGAGAAACGCGCCTACGGCCACCGGAAGGGTGCGGGCAAGCGCAAAGGGAAGGCCGGCGCGCGCCAGAACGAGAAGGACGAGTGGAAGAACCAGATCAGAGCACAGCGCCGAAAGCTGCGCGAGCTCCGCGAGGAGGGCGAGCTCGACTCGACCCAGTACCGCGAGCTCTACAACAAGGCCCGCGGCGGGGAGTTCCGTAGCGTCCGGTATATGACCAACTACATCGACAACGAATACGGTGACGAATAA
- a CDS encoding 50S ribosomal protein L18 — protein sequence MATGPRYKVPMRRRREVRTDYHQRLRLLKSDKPRLVARPSNKHIRAQLITTGPQGDETLASAHSSDLAEFGWEASTGNLPAAYLTGLLAGTRAVEAGLEEAVLDIGLHTATPGNKVFAVQEGAIDAGLEIPHNDSVLADWSRTRGEHIADYAENLDEPLYSGEFDATTLPDHFDTVRETIMED from the coding sequence ATGGCAACAGGACCACGCTATAAGGTGCCGATGCGGCGGCGCCGCGAAGTCCGAACGGATTACCACCAGAGGTTGCGCCTGCTGAAATCCGACAAGCCCCGGCTTGTCGCTCGACCGAGCAACAAACACATCAGGGCGCAGCTGATCACGACCGGTCCCCAGGGCGACGAGACCCTGGCGAGCGCACACTCCTCCGACCTCGCGGAGTTCGGCTGGGAGGCGTCGACGGGCAACCTGCCCGCGGCCTACCTCACCGGTCTGCTCGCGGGGACGCGGGCCGTCGAGGCCGGCCTCGAGGAGGCCGTACTCGACATCGGTCTGCACACGGCGACGCCCGGCAACAAGGTGTTCGCCGTCCAGGAGGGCGCGATCGACGCGGGCCTCGAGATCCCGCACAACGACAGCGTGCTGGCCGACTGGTCTCGGACTCGCGGCGAGCACATCGCCGACTACGCAGAGAATCTCGATGAGCCGCTCTACAGCGGCGAGTTCGACGCAACGACCCTTCCCGACCACTTCGATACGGTTCGGGAGACCATCATGGAGGACTAA
- a CDS encoding 30S ribosomal protein S5 has translation MARNDGWEPVTRLGRLVRDGEIETMDEALNSGLPLKEVEVVDQLLPGLEDEVLDINMVQRMTDSGRRVKFRCVCAVGNRDGYVGYAEGRDDQVGGAIQKAIGIAKLNIINVSRGCGSWECGCGRPHTVSLRTTGKAGSVEVDLLPAPRGLGLAGGETVRHVLELAGIEDAWTRSSGQTRTTVNFAKATFNALRNTAEARVPDHAAAQREVIE, from the coding sequence ATGGCACGAAACGACGGATGGGAGCCCGTGACCCGACTCGGCCGGCTCGTCCGCGACGGCGAGATCGAGACGATGGACGAGGCGCTCAACTCGGGGCTGCCGCTGAAGGAGGTCGAAGTCGTCGACCAGCTCCTTCCCGGCCTCGAGGACGAGGTGCTCGACATCAACATGGTCCAGCGGATGACCGACTCGGGTCGCCGGGTCAAGTTCCGCTGTGTCTGTGCGGTCGGCAACCGCGACGGCTACGTCGGCTACGCGGAGGGCCGCGACGATCAGGTCGGCGGCGCCATCCAGAAGGCGATCGGTATCGCGAAACTGAACATCATCAACGTCTCGCGGGGCTGTGGTTCCTGGGAGTGTGGCTGCGGTCGCCCCCACACCGTCTCGCTTCGCACGACCGGCAAGGCCGGCAGCGTCGAGGTCGATCTCTTGCCCGCACCGCGCGGGCTGGGGCTCGCGGGCGGCGAGACCGTCCGCCACGTCCTCGAGCTCGCGGGCATCGAGGACGCCTGGACCCGGTCGTCGGGCCAGACCCGGACGACGGTGAACTTCGCGAAGGCGACGTTCAACGCGCTTCGCAACACCGCGGAGGCGCGCGTGCCCGACCACGCGGCCGCCCAGCGAGAGGTGATCGAGTGA
- the rpmD gene encoding 50S ribosomal protein L30, which produces MQAIVQLRGEVNMSGDVEDTLSMLNLHRVNHCALVPEHETFRGMITKVNDYVAHGEPSQETVETLIRTRAEPAEGSAEIDDAWLAENTEYDSVEALAEALLAEETTLREQGLTPVLRLHPPRGGHEGLKHVTAEGGQLGKHSTEEIDELLVAMR; this is translated from the coding sequence ATGCAGGCGATCGTTCAGCTGCGCGGCGAGGTCAACATGAGCGGCGACGTCGAGGACACCCTCTCGATGCTCAACCTCCACCGCGTCAACCACTGCGCGCTCGTCCCCGAACACGAGACGTTCCGCGGGATGATCACGAAGGTCAACGACTACGTCGCCCACGGCGAGCCGAGCCAGGAGACCGTCGAGACGCTGATCCGCACGCGCGCCGAGCCCGCGGAGGGCAGCGCCGAGATCGACGACGCGTGGCTCGCGGAGAACACCGAGTACGACTCGGTGGAGGCGCTCGCCGAGGCGCTGCTCGCCGAGGAGACGACGCTCAGAGAACAGGGACTGACCCCCGTGTTGCGCCTGCACCCGCCACGCGGCGGCCACGAGGGGCTCAAGCACGTCACCGCCGAGGGCGGCCAGCTCGGCAAACACTCGACCGAGGAGATCGACGAGCTCCTCGTCGCGATGCGATAA
- a CDS encoding uL15m family ribosomal protein, which translates to MTSKKNRQRGSRTHGGGTHKNRRGAGHRGGRGAAGRSKHEFHNYGPLGKHGFKRPEKAQDTILEIDVQKLDEDAALYAADGLAEETDDGYSLDARDIVEDGHEADAVKVLGGGQVRNGLEVTADAFSASAVELIEENGGEAIVSERGQVDEDEEESDEDESKPEDIEPTADEA; encoded by the coding sequence ATGACCAGCAAGAAAAACCGCCAGCGCGGCTCGCGAACCCACGGCGGGGGCACCCACAAGAACCGACGCGGTGCCGGCCACCGTGGCGGACGCGGTGCCGCCGGACGCAGCAAGCACGAGTTCCACAACTACGGACCGCTCGGCAAGCACGGCTTCAAGCGGCCCGAGAAGGCACAGGACACGATCCTCGAGATCGACGTCCAGAAGCTCGACGAGGACGCGGCGCTGTACGCCGCGGACGGCCTCGCCGAGGAGACCGACGACGGCTACAGCCTCGACGCGCGCGACATCGTCGAGGACGGCCACGAGGCCGACGCCGTGAAGGTGCTCGGCGGCGGCCAAGTGCGAAACGGCCTCGAGGTCACCGCCGACGCCTTTTCGGCGAGCGCGGTCGAGCTCATAGAGGAGAACGGCGGCGAGGCGATCGTCTCCGAGCGCGGCCAGGTCGACGAGGACGAGGAGGAGTCCGACGAGGACGAATCCAAACCGGAAGATATTGAACCAACCGCTGACGAAGCGTAA
- the secY gene encoding preprotein translocase subunit SecY, producing MSWKEAAEPVLTRMPGVTRPEGHVPFKRKLGWTLGVLLVYFFLTNVYLWGMPEAQAGQDIFGQFRSILAGEQGTLLQVGIGPIVTASIVLQLLGGAGLLGLDTNDPRDQVLYQGLQKLLVIAMTALTAFPMVFLGGFLPASPELAAAYGETTIQTLIFAQVFIGGVFILFLDEIVSKWGVGSGIGLFIIAGVSQRLLGGLFAWGGLPGDTGIIPTWFSIVFGATEFPSLLTSEGIQELFLGQGALLAIITTVFIFAVVVYAESVRVEVPLSHARVKGARGRFPVKLIYASVLPMILVRALQMNVQFMGRILESQWAAMPAWLGTYDGQGQPTSGLFYYLNPIQAPEEWMWWLGEAAQAPWQIMLRVGIDLTVMIVGGAIFAIFWVETTNMGPEATAKQIQNSGMQIPGFRQNIGVYEKVLERYIPQVTVIGGALVGLLAVMANMLGTIGAVSGTGLLLAVSITYKLYEEIAEEQMMEMHPMMREMFGGGR from the coding sequence ATGAGTTGGAAGGAAGCCGCTGAACCGGTTCTCACCCGCATGCCGGGCGTCACCCGCCCGGAGGGCCACGTCCCCTTCAAGCGAAAGCTCGGGTGGACGCTTGGCGTGTTGCTCGTCTACTTCTTCCTGACGAACGTCTACCTCTGGGGGATGCCCGAGGCCCAGGCGGGTCAGGACATCTTCGGCCAGTTCCGGTCGATACTGGCCGGCGAGCAGGGGACGCTCCTGCAGGTCGGGATCGGCCCGATCGTCACCGCCAGCATCGTCCTGCAGCTGTTGGGCGGTGCCGGACTGCTCGGGTTGGACACCAACGACCCGCGCGATCAGGTGCTCTATCAGGGCCTCCAGAAGCTGCTGGTGATCGCCATGACCGCCCTGACCGCCTTCCCGATGGTGTTCCTGGGCGGCTTCCTTCCGGCCAGCCCCGAGCTCGCCGCGGCCTACGGCGAGACGACGATCCAGACGCTCATCTTCGCACAGGTGTTCATCGGCGGCGTCTTCATCCTGTTTCTCGACGAGATCGTCTCGAAATGGGGCGTCGGCAGCGGGATCGGCCTGTTCATCATCGCCGGCGTGAGCCAGCGCCTCCTCGGCGGGCTGTTCGCCTGGGGCGGGCTGCCCGGCGATACGGGGATCATCCCGACGTGGTTCTCGATCGTCTTCGGCGCGACCGAGTTCCCCTCCCTGCTGACCAGCGAGGGCATCCAGGAGCTGTTCCTCGGACAGGGCGCGCTGCTGGCGATCATCACGACGGTGTTCATCTTCGCGGTGGTCGTCTACGCCGAATCCGTCCGCGTCGAAGTGCCCCTTTCGCACGCCCGCGTGAAGGGCGCCCGGGGGCGGTTCCCGGTGAAGCTCATCTACGCGAGCGTCCTGCCGATGATCCTCGTTCGGGCCCTGCAGATGAACGTCCAGTTCATGGGTCGGATCCTCGAGTCCCAGTGGGCGGCGATGCCCGCGTGGCTCGGTACCTACGACGGTCAGGGCCAGCCCACGAGCGGGCTGTTCTACTACCTGAACCCGATCCAGGCCCCCGAGGAGTGGATGTGGTGGCTGGGCGAGGCCGCCCAGGCGCCCTGGCAGATCATGCTCCGGGTGGGGATCGACCTCACCGTGATGATCGTCGGTGGGGCGATCTTCGCGATCTTCTGGGTCGAAACCACGAACATGGGCCCGGAGGCGACCGCGAAGCAGATCCAGAACTCGGGGATGCAGATCCCCGGCTTCCGCCAGAACATCGGCGTCTACGAGAAGGTTCTTGAACGCTACATCCCGCAGGTGACGGTCATCGGCGGGGCGCTGGTGGGCCTGCTCGCTGTGATGGCGAACATGCTCGGCACCATCGGTGCCGTCTCGGGCACCGGGCTGCTGCTCGCGGTGTCGATCACCTACAAGCTCTACGAGGAGATCGCCGAAGAGCAGATGATGGAGATGCACCCGATGATGCGCGAGATGTTCGGCGGCGGCCGGTAG
- a CDS encoding Rieske (2Fe-2S) protein: protein MSGRHRLTSVDTVEEEGTWLFTVRDEHGEDTEVLLVLCRDPDGDGIEAWVNSCTHESQELYREGVGTVVRDGGIVCPKHGSMFDACSGHCDNGPAAQTTLPSVEVSVEGGQVYLTDDDARFLKQGPSSDDDSDDGPNSTSHLRL from the coding sequence ATGAGCGGTCGCCACCGGCTGACCAGCGTCGACACCGTCGAGGAGGAGGGGACCTGGCTGTTCACGGTCCGTGACGAACACGGCGAGGATACCGAGGTACTCCTCGTCCTCTGCCGGGACCCCGACGGGGACGGGATCGAAGCGTGGGTCAACAGCTGCACTCACGAGTCACAGGAGCTCTACCGCGAAGGCGTCGGCACTGTGGTCCGCGATGGCGGGATCGTCTGCCCGAAACACGGCTCGATGTTCGACGCCTGCTCGGGCCACTGCGACAACGGCCCCGCGGCCCAGACGACGCTGCCCTCGGTCGAGGTGAGCGTCGAGGGCGGGCAGGTCTACCTCACCGACGACGACGCCCGGTTCCTGAAGCAGGGGCCGAGCAGCGACGACGATAGCGACGACGGCCCGAACTCGACCTCCCATCTCCGGCTATAG
- a CDS encoding ABC transporter permease produces MSTLDGGSDPTAAGNGFLADVWINLKRWLIKTTRNPFVVVSSLVQPIVFLVLFTAVFGQVTGDALEGALGAEISYITFLVPAIVIQSALVAAAGSGIGLVDDMESGMFEKVLVSPISRGAMFLGKALSEVVRIVVQTVIILALGYVLLWFETGGEVGTYIETGLLGVLGIIGVTIVFAIWFTAFSNIVALITRDQESTIIGANLLQFPLLFVSSAFLPVEALPGWVQAFATVNPITYGVDAVRALMLGQDVLTVIDVSTFGGVWDTLVPALAILLALDLALGAVAIRYLNRASSSQVS; encoded by the coding sequence ATGAGCACGCTCGACGGCGGGTCGGACCCGACGGCCGCGGGTAACGGCTTTCTCGCGGACGTCTGGATCAACCTCAAGCGCTGGCTGATCAAGACCACGCGCAACCCGTTCGTGGTGGTCTCCTCGCTGGTCCAGCCGATCGTCTTTCTCGTCCTCTTCACCGCCGTGTTCGGACAAGTCACCGGCGACGCCCTCGAGGGGGCGCTCGGCGCCGAGATCAGCTACATCACCTTCCTCGTGCCCGCGATCGTGATCCAGTCGGCGCTGGTCGCGGCCGCCGGCTCCGGCATCGGGCTGGTCGACGACATGGAGAGCGGAATGTTCGAGAAGGTGCTCGTCTCGCCGATCAGCCGCGGCGCGATGTTCCTGGGGAAGGCGCTCTCGGAGGTCGTCCGGATCGTCGTTCAGACGGTGATCATCCTCGCGCTGGGCTACGTCCTGCTGTGGTTCGAGACCGGCGGCGAGGTCGGCACCTACATCGAGACCGGCCTGCTGGGCGTGCTCGGGATCATCGGGGTGACGATCGTCTTCGCGATCTGGTTCACGGCGTTCTCGAACATTGTGGCGCTGATCACCCGCGATCAGGAGTCGACCATCATCGGCGCGAACCTGCTGCAGTTCCCGCTGCTGTTCGTCTCCAGCGCGTTCCTGCCCGTCGAGGCACTGCCGGGCTGGGTGCAGGCGTTCGCGACGGTCAACCCGATCACCTACGGCGTCGACGCGGTCCGCGCGCTGATGCTCGGCCAGGACGTCCTGACCGTCATCGACGTCTCGACCTTCGGCGGGGTCTGGGACACGCTCGTTCCGGCGCTCGCGATCCTGCTCGCGCTCGATCTCGCGCTCGGGGCGGTGGCGATCCGCTATCTGAACCGCGCCTCGAGCTCGCAAGTCAGCTGA
- a CDS encoding ATP-binding cassette domain-containing protein — translation MNAIAAAGVELTYSDGTRAVRGVDLEVPEGEFFGFLGPNGAGKTTAIKTLTTLLHPTAGSVTVNGFDVVEEPRSVRASIGYMAQETSIDEELTARENVRFACEAYGVPRSERADRIDELLDLVDLADVADKRSEGFSGGMQKRLDVAMALVHRPPLVFLDEPTTGLDPKARIDLWEYFREINRQGTTVFLTTQYLEEADQLCDRLSVIQDGEIVATDSPETLKSRVGGDVLEITIEDASDEERERARRIAAESGLFEEGAIETTEDGISVTSKAARRSGTDLLVALRDAGFTVVGFDVRSPTLDDVFLAITGEPADDDGEDGEAAGTGDDAAELEASR, via the coding sequence ATGAACGCTATCGCGGCAGCGGGCGTCGAGCTGACCTACTCGGACGGGACGAGGGCGGTTCGAGGGGTCGACCTCGAGGTCCCCGAGGGCGAGTTCTTCGGCTTTCTGGGGCCCAACGGCGCCGGGAAGACGACGGCGATCAAGACGCTGACCACGCTGTTGCACCCGACGGCGGGGTCGGTGACCGTAAACGGGTTCGACGTCGTCGAGGAGCCCCGATCGGTGCGGGCCTCGATCGGCTACATGGCCCAGGAGACCAGCATCGACGAGGAGCTCACCGCCCGCGAGAACGTCCGGTTCGCCTGCGAGGCCTACGGCGTCCCCCGAAGCGAGCGTGCCGATCGGATCGACGAGCTGCTCGACCTCGTCGATCTCGCGGACGTCGCCGACAAACGTTCCGAGGGCTTCTCGGGCGGGATGCAAAAGCGCCTGGACGTGGCGATGGCGCTGGTTCATCGCCCGCCGCTGGTCTTCCTGGACGAGCCGACGACCGGCCTCGACCCGAAGGCCCGGATCGACCTCTGGGAGTACTTCCGGGAGATCAATCGCCAGGGGACGACGGTCTTCCTCACCACCCAGTATCTGGAGGAAGCCGACCAGCTCTGTGACCGGCTCTCGGTGATTCAGGACGGGGAGATCGTCGCGACCGACTCCCCGGAGACGCTCAAGTCGCGGGTCGGCGGCGACGTCCTCGAGATCACCATCGAGGACGCGAGCGACGAGGAGCGCGAGCGGGCCCGCCGGATCGCGGCGGAGTCGGGGCTGTTCGAGGAGGGGGCCATCGAGACCACCGAGGACGGCATCAGCGTCACCTCCAAGGCCGCGCGCCGGTCGGGGACCGATCTGCTGGTCGCGCTCCGGGACGCGGGCTTTACCGTCGTCGGCTTCGACGTCCGCTCGCCGACGCTCGACGACGTCTTCCTCGCGATCACGGGCGAGCCGGCCGACGACGATGGCGAGGACGGCGAGGCTGCCGGGACGGGCGACGACGCGGCCGAGCTGGAGGCGAGCCGATGA
- a CDS encoding TetR/AcrR family transcriptional regulator, which produces MPPRTFNGDPEGTREELMQATYRALREHGYADLTIERIGEEFEKSVSLVYHHYGGKDELLVDFLGFMLEEFEAASDVDDDADPRERLWTALDRARSGPLDEDAEFTSALTELRVQAAHDPAYREQFDRTDRLFRERYAEIIRSGIERGVFREVDPESVADLLVTTVDGAILQVATTDRPVDPALDELEAYVRTRLLEDGVDDRSSS; this is translated from the coding sequence ATGCCGCCACGGACCTTCAACGGAGACCCCGAGGGGACCCGCGAGGAGCTGATGCAGGCGACCTACCGGGCGCTGCGCGAGCACGGGTACGCGGACCTGACGATCGAGCGCATCGGCGAGGAGTTCGAGAAGAGCGTCTCGCTCGTCTATCACCACTACGGCGGGAAGGACGAGCTGCTCGTGGACTTCCTGGGGTTCATGCTCGAGGAGTTCGAGGCCGCCTCCGACGTCGACGACGACGCGGACCCCCGCGAGCGGCTGTGGACGGCGCTCGACCGGGCCCGATCGGGCCCCCTCGACGAGGACGCCGAGTTCACGAGCGCCCTTACCGAGCTGCGGGTTCAGGCCGCCCACGACCCGGCGTATCGCGAGCAGTTCGACCGGACCGACCGACTCTTTCGCGAGCGCTACGCCGAGATAATCCGGTCGGGCATCGAACGGGGGGTCTTCCGCGAGGTCGATCCCGAGTCCGTCGCCGACCTGCTGGTGACGACGGTCGACGGCGCCATCCTCCAGGTGGCGACGACCGATCGACCCGTCGACCCCGCTCTCGACGAGCTCGAGGCGTACGTCCGGACCCGATTGCTCGAAGACGGGGTCGACGATCGCTCCTCCTCGTAG